The Paenibacillus sp. FSL W8-0426 region CGAGATGGACGAAGGCACCAGCTTGCCAATCTCGGCGGCGTCAATGTCGATGTGGGCAATGACCGCCTGCGGAGCAAAGCCGTCAAGCCTCATGGTCACCCGGTCATCAAACCGGGAACCAACGGCGACAAGCAAGTCGCACTGCAATAAAGCCCGGTTGGCGGTAACCGTTCCATGCATGCCTGCCATGCCGAGCGAAAGAGGATCATCGGAAGGAAATCCCCCGATTCCGAGCAGCGTGGTCGTCACCGGGATGCCGCAGTGACGAGCCAGTTCCGACAGCGCCTGTTCAGCCCCGGCGTGGATAATGCCTGCCCCCGCCAGAATGAGCGGTTTCCTGGCACTCCGCAGAACGGCGGCCAACCTGCCGATTTGATCCGGTCGGACAAAGGGAAGCGGTTGGTAGCCCCGTATGGAGATTTCCTCAGGATATATAAACTCTGTCATCTCAGCGGAAACGTCTTTCGGGATATCGACCAGCACCGGTCCTTTTCGTCCGGAATTGGCCAAATGAAACGCTTCACGAAGCACTCGGGGCAGTTCATCCGCCGTACGTACCATATAGCTGTGTTTGGTCACCGGCAGGGTCATACCGACGATATCGGCTTCTTGGAAAGCGTCGGTGCCGAGCAGCGACGTAGCCACATTGCCGGTTATAACGACCAGCGGAATGCTGTCCATATGAGCGGTCGCAATGCCGGTGATCAGATTCGTTGCACCAGGTCCCGATGTTGCCAGACAAACTCCTGTCCTGCCAGTGGAGCGGGCGTATCCGTCTGCGGCGTGAATGGCTCCTTGTTCATGTCTGGTCAGGATATGCTTGAAATCCGGGTTTCCATGCATCGCATCATATATATACAGCACGGCGCCCCCAGGATACCCGAAGACACATTCAACCCCTTCAAGAAGCAGGGTGCGCAGCAGTATCTCCGATCCGCTGATTCGGTCTCTCTTTAACAAACGTTCACGATCCGTTGGATTCATGCACATTCACTCCCTTCATTTACACGGTAACATGCGGAAACGAAGGAGAGTACTACCCATCCTGTTACTTTGATAGTATACTTTTGGCTAATAATTTAACCGGGAGCGTACCGAACATGGAAACGATAAGGGATGTCATGATCAGGCTTGGTGCCGAGGAATTTACGGGGAGAGCCTTCGAATGCCAATATTTCGGCAGGATGCTGGAAGCCGGCAGGGAGGGAACGGCACAAATATTAAACGTGCACGGCAC contains the following coding sequences:
- the ilvB gene encoding biosynthetic-type acetolactate synthase large subunit encodes the protein MNPTDRERLLKRDRISGSEILLRTLLLEGVECVFGYPGGAVLYIYDAMHGNPDFKHILTRHEQGAIHAADGYARSTGRTGVCLATSGPGATNLITGIATAHMDSIPLVVITGNVATSLLGTDAFQEADIVGMTLPVTKHSYMVRTADELPRVLREAFHLANSGRKGPVLVDIPKDVSAEMTEFIYPEEISIRGYQPLPFVRPDQIGRLAAVLRSARKPLILAGAGIIHAGAEQALSELARHCGIPVTTTLLGIGGFPSDDPLSLGMAGMHGTVTANRALLQCDLLVAVGSRFDDRVTMRLDGFAPQAVIAHIDIDAAEIGKLVPSSISVTGDACTVLRALLDELRADSGTYGHANQTASWVSELNRMKMLHPPRYRKDGQELKPQYVIEMIAETTGGEAIITTDVGQHQMWTALFGRFNHPRTLITSGGLGTMGFGFPAAIGAQIGNPGRTVISINGDGGMQMCAQELAVCAIHQIPVKIVVINNRTLGMIKQWQELVYEGRHSHIDLSGSPDFVKLAEAYGITGLRAQNPEEAQRVWQLAMETEGPVLIDFVVDRDELVYPMVPQGMALSDMMTGEEITNG